TCGTCATCTACCTTCTCTGGTGGATCAGGAATGGAAATCAGCCGCAAAAGCGGCTTGAACGAACGCGAAATGATCTCATCGACCTAAGCTTTGCCGTGTACGGCACATATTACGAGGGCCTGATGACCTCGGATAAGAAGGCGGGATGGATGTATGAAAACCTTCGCCTCGCACTCGGTGCCGTTGAGGGGGAAATGACAACGATGCGGTAATTCCATTTGCACTTTTGATGCGTCCTCCGCATCCGCCCGTCCTACACACGTCATGCGTCTCCACGATAGGCGTGGATGTACGTGAAAGCGCCTGACGGTTAGCTCTCGTACCTTTAGTATTTGTGGAATGTCGACAGGACCTTGGACCGACGAAGAGAATGATCTGATCGTCGTGGATTATTTCACGATGCTGGCCGATGATATCGCAGGATGCCCCTATAGCAAGTCTGAGCATAATCGGCGAATGTTGGAGAAAATCGGCCGATCTCGAAAGTCCATCGAGTTCAAGCACCAAAACATCAGCGCGGTACTGAAGGGCCTGGGCGAGGATTGGATTCCAGGCTACAAGCCCGCCTTCCATTTCCAGGCATCTCTAGTCGACGCGGTAGTGCGCTGGCTTGCCCGCAACCCAAACTGGATAGCCCGGAAGCCGGACAGGTCGTCCCGGCCTTCACTGAGTGAGCCTTCGTCTATTTGGATCGGACCTCCGCCCACACATTCCAATCAGCCGCCCCCGCAAGAATTGGAGCAGACGCTTCATATCGCCCGAAAATTCGATGTTGCGGGAAGAGACCAACGCAATCGTGCGCTGGGGCGAGCTGGTGAAGAACGCGTATTGGAGCACGAACGCGCAGTTTTGCTCGGCGCAGGTCGCAATGACCTCGCCCGGAAGATACGCTGGGTAGCGAACGAAGATGGGGATGGCCTCGGATACGATATCGAGAGTTTCACTCCCGATGGCCGATCGCGCCTCATTGAGGTCAAAACCACCAATGGCTGGGAACGTACTCCCTTTGAAATCACGCGGAACGAACTCTCGGTTGCCGACCATAGGCGCTCGGAGTGGTGCCTTTTCCGCCTGTGGAACTTCTCTCGCGAGCCAAGAG
This window of the Martelella lutilitoris genome carries:
- a CDS encoding DUF3883 domain-containing protein, yielding MSTGPWTDEENDLIVVDYFTMLADDIAGCPYSKSEHNRRMLEKIGRSRKSIEFKHQNISAVLKGLGEDWIPGYKPAFHFQASLVDAVVRWLARNPNWIARKPDRSSRPSLSEPSSIWIGPPPTHSNQPPPQELEQTLHIARKFDVAGRDQRNRALGRAGEERVLEHERAVLLGAGRNDLARKIRWVANEDGDGLGYDIESFTPDGRSRLIEVKTTNGWERTPFEITRNELSVADHRRSEWCLFRLWNFSREPRAFELHPPLDAHVSLTATAFQASFR